The proteins below come from a single Denticeps clupeoides chromosome 15, fDenClu1.1, whole genome shotgun sequence genomic window:
- the lonrf2 gene encoding LON peptidase N-terminal domain and RING finger protein 2 gives MDTGLQNRTEHFVHDLSNPGAAGLCPEMLEVAEEACRAGDFHLAAEIYSSQLADLQQPDRGLCLRRADALARAGRISEALESYCVAANLHRLRPDELGPLVDNVARTLRDKVLGGGDAREDERAADMFSCPLCECLLSEPTTLECGHTFCRRCLEERGGRECGSCRGRPREGHGFRVNVVLGGLLDKWFEAESRSRRFWLEGEVLRRKSELPAALDKFNKAVDLTPSISRLVGQRADLLMDMKNFSQAMQDGDSLCRLKPLWSKAHYIRAKALSGVGRAEEALQEYFYCVALKPDWSAVKLEAQKVLSELFSSVFDKDTVMAPLPPLQSGPSTWLKTSALLSSLPSSLSRDGQRPGSSKDSGYGFTKSSEAGGSGESANSTLSLSKSEGLFNDSKSLESVLSALPGPAGLKRKSSAEPNGMGPPSKVLRPDGPRSPEPPTPGCSAGRQVPPHLLDSGDLECSLCMRLFYEPVTTPCGHTFCLKCLERCLDHNSNCPLCKENLSEYLANRGYHKTFLMEEVLQRYLGEELAERKKLHEEEMKELSNLNQEVPIFVCTMAFPTIPCPLHVFEPRYRLMIRRSMETGTKQFGMCIADELKGFADYGCMLEVKDVKFFPDGRSVVDTVGVSRFKVLSHGQRDGYNTAKIEYLEDKKVEGEELAELLKLHDSVYDQATAWFTSLKDNMKNQILSHFGHLPAKDPDPQGNPSGPAWCWWLLAVLPLENRAQLTILAMTSLKDRLIAIRRVLIFVTRKRPR, from the exons atggacacgGGGCTCCAGAACCGCACGGAACATTTCGTCCACGACCTCTCCAACCCCGGGGCGGCCGGCCTGTGCCCCGAAATGCTGGAGGTGGCGGAGGAGGCGTGCCGCGCCGGAGACTTCCACCTCGCCGCCGAGATCTACAGCTCCCAGCTGGCCGACCTCCAGCAGCCCGACCGGGGACTGTGCCTGCGCCGGGCGGACGCCCTGGCCCGGGCGGGCCGCATCTCCGAGGCCCTCGAGTCCTACTGCGTCGCGGCGAACCTGCACCGGCTCCGCCCGGACGAGCTCGGGCCGCTGGTGGACAACGTCGCCCGGACGCTGCGCGACAAAGTGCTCGGCGGCGGCGACGCCCGCGAAGACGAGCGGGCCGCCGACATGTTCTCCTGCCCGCTCTGCGAGTGCCTGCTGTCCGAGCCGACCACCCTGGAGTGCGGCCACACCTTCTGCCGGCGCTGCCTGGAGGAGCGCGGGGGCCGGGAGTGCGGCAGCTGCCGCGGCAGGCCGAGGGAGGGCCACGGCTTCCGGGTCAACGTGGTGCTCGGCGGCCTCCTGGACAAGTGGTTCGAGGCGGAGAGCAGGTCCAGGAGGTTCTGGCTGGAGGGCGAGGTGTTGAGGAGGAAGAGCGAGCTGCCGGCCGCCCTGGACAAGTTCAACAAGGCGGTGGACCTGA CACCCTCCATCTCCAGGCTAGTTGGCCAGCGTGCAGATTTGCTCATGGACATGAAGAACTTCAGCCAAGCTATGCAGGACGGGGACAGCCTGTGCCGGCTGAAACCTTTATGGTCTAAA gcTCACTACATTAGGGCAAAGGCATTAAGTGGAGTGGGTCGGGCAGAGGAGGCGCTGCAGGAGTATTTTTACTGTGTGGCCCTCAAGCCCGACTGGTCAGCTGTCAAACTGGAAGCTCAGAAG GTCCTGAGTGAACTCTTCTCCTCGGTGTTTGATAAGGACACGGTGATGGCTCCTCTGCCTCCGCTGCAGTCTGGCCCTTCAACGTGGTTGAAGACTTCTGCCCTGCTCAGCTCCCTGCCCTCCTCTCTCAGCAGGGATGGCCAGAGGCCCGGCAGCTCCAAA GACTCTGGATATGGTTTCACCAAGAGCTCGGAGGCGGGCGGTAGCGGAGAAAGTGCCAACAGCACGCTCTCTCTTAGCAAGTCTGAAGGCCTGTTTAACGACTCCAAAAGCCTGGAGTCTGTCCTGTCTGCCTTACCCGGCCCAGCCGGACTGAAGAGGAAAAGCTCTGCCGAGCCAAATGGCATGGGACCTCCTAGCAAAGTCCTGCGGCCAG ATGGACCCCGCTCACCTGAACCTCCGACCCCAGGGTGTTCGGCTGGTCGCCAGGTGCCCCCTCATCTCCTGGACAGCGGCGACCTTGAGTGCTCATTGTGCATGAG ATTATTTTATGAGCCGGTCACCACACCATGTGGTCACACCTTCTGCCTCAAATGTCTGGAGCGCTGCCTGGATCACAACTCCAACTGCCCATTGTGCAAGGAGAACCTTTCTGAG TATCTGGCCAACAGGGGGTACCACAAGACATTTCTTATGGAAGAGGTCCTGCAGCGCTACCTGGGTGAGGAGCTGGCTGAGAGGAAAAAGCTGCATGAAGAAGAAATGAAGGAGCTTTCTAA TCTGAATCAGGAAGTGCCCATCTTTGTCTGCACCATGGCTTTTCCCACAATCCCCTGCCCCCTGCACGTGTTTGAGCCACGGTACCGGCTCATGATCCGCAGATCCATGGAGACGGGCACCAAACAGTTTGGCATGTGCATCGCTGATGAGCTGAAAGG TTTTGCCGACTATGGCTGCATGCTGGAGGTGAAGGATGTGAAGTTTTTTCCTGATGGACGTTCGGTGGTTGACACAGTGGGGGTGTCCCGCTTCAAAGTTCTGAGTCATGGACAGCGTGATGGCTATAACACGGCAAAGATCGAATACCTTGAGGACAAAAAG gtggaAGGAGAAGAACTCGCAGAGCTGTTGAAGCTCCATGACTCTGTGTATGATCAGGCCACTGCTTGGTTCACCTCACTCAAGGACAACATGAAGAACCAGATTCTCAGTCACTTTGGACACCTGCCTGCCAAAGACCCTGACCCTCAG GGTAATCCCAGTGGTCCGGCGTGGTGCTGGTGGCTCCTGGCCGTGTTGCCACTGGAGAACCGCGCCCAGCTGACCATCCTGGCCATGACTTCCCTCAAAGACAGGCTCATCGCCATCCGAAGGGTCCTTATCTTCGTCACCCGCAAGCGCCCGCGGTGA